In one window of Vulpes vulpes isolate BD-2025 chromosome 1, VulVul3, whole genome shotgun sequence DNA:
- the PNMA8B gene encoding LOW QUALITY PROTEIN: paraneoplastic antigen-like protein 8B (The sequence of the model RefSeq protein was modified relative to this genomic sequence to represent the inferred CDS: inserted 2 bases in 2 codons), translated as MGARGQPHHGHQPVAGLVPGPACGHAPGPAAIEAALQPALLPLGTFRLWNTWDHKAKAALVEFVEDINPGRPQGDPGHRPLPEGCVSGPAEDTGVLRQMRRLLLDEEPRQAAGPGGPRGQCPVCGLGLLGDPGPGRRARRQEGWSPARRGHRGRRNRGRGSRGSQGGRQAERGGRPTDARRESEASDASAQGSLGVVLQGPEQGDPSESATEAPSALSTALHEAAQELSRQEWALPSGTRAGEGPREFLALVTATHGAEQEPPGREAVGPDGGPEAPRRRVPDLVALLAVRAAGDEEPADGDAADGPPRPHGEPGDEGLEHPEFVAIVASTDPSDPSAREELQKIAAVMEVLGWSSETERPDALXQVLRVLARDAGGARVQVEDAGRGVDAVALRXATRDGSLRLCLCSLAAPGPRSRSRGERAPRGLPAGWADGDGDVLELVALLAAREAREGGREGGRGEGARAGRARSWRCWLPGEGGAVRAAQCGEPGRGPRACREPRAERALAASRSQREAGAGPFPSGSGARGAGGGGRPRRKGRHSGHARPRPGGRAPAKEGARGRRAHGSESARGRKAGRGGGSPPGAARGARGRADAPGALPAPTPVPCAGAASTLHRPPSACQSPPRRWRSDPGEGQRCGCLPPAAAPGDGTGSRGPPRGLIAGVSAAAALEQGEASLPHGPFRR; from the exons ATGGGCGCCAGAGGGCAGCCTCACCATGGTCACCAGCCTGTTGCGGGACTGGTGCCAGGGCCTGCATGTGGACACGCACCGGGCCCTGCGGCCATCGAAGCCGCCTTGCAGCCAGCCTTACTGCCCCTGGGCACCTTCAGGCTGTGGAACACCTGGGACCACAAGGCCAAGGCGGCCCTGGTGGAGTTTGTGGAGGACATCAACCCTGGGCGTCCCCAGGGAGATCCCGGGCACCGACCGCTTCCGGAGGGTTGTGTGTCAGGACCCGCAGAGGACACAGGGGTCCTGAGGCAGATGAGACGCCTCCTGCTGGATGAGGAGCCGAGGCAGGCCGCAGGGCCCGGGGGGCCCCGGGGACAGTGTCCCGTCTGCGGCCTCGGCCTCCTCGGAGACCCGGGCCCAGGGCGCAGAGCCCGCCGCCAGGAAGGCTGGTCCCCTGCGAGGAGGGGCCACCGGGGgcgcagaaacagaggcagaggcagcagggggTCTCAGGGGGGCAGGCAGGCCGAGCGGGGAGGGCGGCCCACGGACGCCAGGCGTGAGTCGGAGGCCTCGGACGCCTctgcccagggcagcctgggggtcGTGCTGCAGGGGCCGGAGCAGGGCGACCCGAGCGAGAGCGCCACCGAGGCTCCGAGCGCGCTGTCCACCGCGCTGCACGAGGCCGCCCAGGAGCTGAGCAGGCAGGAGTGGGCCCTGCCGAGCGGCACGCGCGCAGGAGAGGGGCCCCGCGAGTTCCTGGCCCTGGTGACGGCGACCCACGGAGCCGAGCAGGAGCCCCCGGGGCGGGAGGCCGTGGGCCCGGACGGCGGCCCAGAAGCCCCGAGACGCCGCGTCCCGGACCTGGTGGCCCTGCTTGCCGTGAGAGCCGCGGGGGACGAGGAGCCCGCCGACGGCGACGCTGCGGACGGCCCGCCGCGGCCACACGGGGAGCCCGGCGACGAGGGGCTGGAGCACCCCGAGTTCGTGGCCATCGTGGCCTCCACGGACCCGTCGGACCCATCGGCCCGGGAGGAGCTGCAGAAGATCGCGGCGGTGATGGAGGTCCTGGGCTGGAGCAGCGAGACAGAGCGGCCGGATGCGC CCCAGGTCCTCCGCGTCCTGGCCCGGGACGCCGGGGGAGCCCGCGTGCAGGTGGAGGACGCAGGCCGCGGGGTGGACGCCGTGGCGCTGC AGGCCACGCGCGACGGGAGCCTGCGGCTGTGCCTCTGCTCCCTGGCCGCGCCCGGGCCGCGCTCCCGCTCCCGGGGCGAGAGGGCGCCGCGTGGCCTCCCGGCGGGCTGGGCGGACGGCGACGGGGACGTCCTGGAGCTCGTGGCGCTGCTGGCCGCGCGGGAGGCCCGGGAAGGCGGCCGCGAAGGCGGGAGGGGCGAGGGCGCCCGAGCCGGCCGGGCGAGGTCCTGGCGCTGCTGgctgcccggggaggggggggccgtGCGGGCGGCGCAGtgcggggagccggggcgcgggccgcgggcgTGCAGGGAGCCGCGGGCGGAGCGGGCCCTCGCGGCCTCCAGGTCCCAGCGCGAGGCGGGCGCGGGCCCCTTCCCGTCGGGCTCGGGCGCACGCGGagcgggaggcggggggaggccgCGGCGGAAGGGCCGTCACTCCGGACACGCGCGCCCACGACCAGGCGGCCGCGCCCCGGCAAAAGAAGGGGCGCGCGGGCGCCGGGCCCACGGCTCGGAGTCCGCCCGGGGCAGGAAGGCTGGGCGCGGCGGGGGCAGCCCCCCAGGTGCCGCTAGGGGAGCCCGGGGCCGCGCGGACGCACCCGGGGCgctgcccgcccccacccccgtcccctgCGCCGGGGCGGCCTCCACGCTTCACCGACCTCCCAGCGCCTGTCAGTCCCCGCCTCGCAGGTGGCGGAGCGACCCGGGGGAAGGACAGAGATGCGGGTGCctcccgcccgccgcggccccagGTGACGGGACGGGGTCTCGGGGCCCACCCCGGGGGCTGATCGCGGGGGTGAGCGCGGCCGCCGCCCTGGAGCAGGGGGAGGCCTCCCTGCCACACGGTCCTTTCAGGCGGTGA
- the CCDC8 gene encoding coiled-coil domain-containing protein 8, giving the protein MLQIGEDVDYLLIPREVRLAGGVWRVISKPATKEAEFRERLIQFLEEEGRTLEDVARIIEKSTPHPPQPPRKPKEPRGRRRVQQMVTPPPRLVVGTYDSSNASDSEFSDFDTSRDKRDKGDKGHKGAGRSRKVRKMPVSYLGSKFLGSDLESEDDEELVEAFLQRGEKKPSAPPARRRVNLPVPMFEDNPRPQLSKADRWREYVSQVSWGKLKRRVKGWAPRSSPEVGEARQASTRLERVGASVRGRASRGVNVGNIGAEQVPESPPRRWRPKINWASFRRRRREEAASTDEGAEAVDDQRAEAADDQRAEAADDQRAEAADDQGAEAADDQGAEAADNQRAEAADNQRAEAADDQRVEAIPVQGAEAEDNPGAEAVAVQRAEVASSQGEGAPDNQRAEVPVVQGAEAASDGAEAIANQRAEAVHNQRAEAPAAQVATGTAQGAKARKQVKTVRFQTPGRFSWFRKRRRAFWHTPRLPTLPKRVPRAGEARSLRVLRAEARAEAEQGEREDQL; this is encoded by the coding sequence ATGCTGCAGATCGGGGAGGACGTCGACTATTTGCTCATCCCCCGGGAGGTCAGGCTGGCCGGAGGCGTGTGGAGGGTCATCTCCAAGCCCGCCACCAAGGAGGCGGAATTTCGGGAGCGGCTGATCCAGTTTCTGGAGGAAGAAGGCCGCACATTGGAGGATGTGGCCCGCATCATTGAGAAGAGCACCCCACacccgccccagccccccagaAAGCCCAAGGAGCCCCGAGGGAGGAGGAGAGTCCAGCAAATGGTGACCCCTCCCCCACGCCTGGTCGTGGGCACCTATGACAGCAGCAACGCCAGCGACAGCGAGTTCAGTGACTTCGACACCTCCAGAGACAAGCGTGACAAGGGTGATAAAGGTCACAAAGGTGCAGGGCGCAGCAGGAAGGTGCGCAAAATGCCAGTCAGTTACCTGGGCAGCAAATTTCTAGGGAGCGACCTGGAGAGCGAGGACGACGAGGAACTGGTGGAGGCCTTCCTGCAGCGAGGGGAGAAGAAGCCCAGCGCGCCACCTGCCCGCCGCCGGGTGAACCTGCCAGTGCCCATGTTCGAGGACAACCCCAGGCCGCAGCTGTCCAAGGCTGACAGGTGGCGAGAGTATGTCAGCCAGGTGTCCTGGGGGAAGCTGAAGCGGAGGGTGAAGGGTTGGGCGCCCAGGTCCAGCCCTGAGGTGGGCGAGGCCCGGCAGGCCTCTACCAGGCTGGAGAGGGTTGGGGCGTCCGTACGGGGCAGAGCCAGCCGGGGGGTTAATGTGGGCAACATAGGAGCTGAGCAGGTGCCTGAGAGTCCCCCAAGACGATGGAGGCCCAAAATCAACTGGGCCTCTTTTCGCCGTCGCAGGAGGGAAGAAGCAGCATCCACAGACGAGGGGGCAGAGGCTGTAGATGATCAGAGGGCAGAGGCTGCAGATGATCAGAGGGCAGAGGCTGCAGATGATCAGAGGGCAGAGGCTGCAGATGATCAGGGGGCTGAGGCTGCAGATGATCAGGGGGCTGAGGCTGCAGATAATCAGAGGGCAGAGGCTGCAGATAATCAGAGGGCAGAGGCTGCAGATGATCAGAGAGTAGAAGCCATACCTGTCCAGGGGGCAGAGGCTGAGGATAATCCAGGGGCAGAGGCCGTAGCTGTCCAGAGGGCAGAAGTTGCAAGTAGTCAGGGGGAAGGGGCTCCAGATAATCAAAGGGCAGAGGTCCCAGTTGTCCAGGGGGCAGAGGCTGCATCTGATGGGGCAGAAGCCATAGCCAACCAGAGGGCAGAAGCCGTACATAACCAAAGGGCAGAAGCCCCAGCTGCCCAGGTGGCCACAGGGACAGCCCAAGGAGCTAAGGCCCGGAAACAGGTCAAGACAGTGAGGTTCCAGACCCCTGGACGTTTTTCATGGTTTCGCAAACGCCGGAGAGCCTTCTGGCACACTCCCCGATTGCCAACCCTGCCCAAGAGAGTCCCCAGGGCAGGCGAGGCCAGGAGCCTTAGGGTGTTAAGGGCAGAGGCCAGAgcagaagcagagcagggagagCGAGAAGACCAGCTgtga
- the LOC140597744 gene encoding LOW QUALITY PROTEIN: paraneoplastic antigen-like protein 8B (The sequence of the model RefSeq protein was modified relative to this genomic sequence to represent the inferred CDS: inserted 2 bases in 2 codons) — protein sequence MGARGQPHHGHQPVAGLVPGPACGHAPGPAAIEAVLQPAFLPLGTFRLWNTWDHKAKAALVEFVEDINPGRAPAGRRAQGPRGQCPICSLGLLGDPGPGRRARCQEGWSPARRGRRDAETEAEAEAAGGPRGAGRPSGEGGPLTPARRESEASDASAQGSLGVVLQGPEQGDPSESATEAPSALSTALHEAAQELSRQEWALPSGSRAGEGPREFLALVTATHGAEQEPPGREAVGPDGGPEAPRRRVPDLVALLAVRAAGDEEPADGDAADGPPRPHGEPGDEGLEHPEFVAIVASTDPSDPSAREELQKIAAVMEVLGWSSETERPDALXQVLRVLARDAGGARVQVEDAGRRVDAVALRXATRDGSLRLCLCSLAAPGPRSRSRGERAPRGLPAGWADGDGDVLELVALLAAREAREGGREGGRGEGARAGRARSWRCWLPGEGGAVRAAQRGEPGRGPRACREPRAERALAASRSQREAGAGPFPSGSGARGAGGGGRPRRKGRHSGHARPRPGGRAPAKEGARGRRAHGSESARGRKAGRGGGSPPGAARGARGRADAPRALPPPPRPSPAPGRPPRFTGLPAPVSPRLAGGGATRGKDRDAGASRPPRPQVTGRGLGAHPGG from the exons ATGGGCGCCAGAGGGCAGCCTCACCATGGTCACCAGCCTGTTGCGGGACTGGTGCCAGGGCCTGCATGTGGACACGCACCGGGCCCTGCGGCCATCGAAGCCGTCTTGCAGCCAGCCTTCCTGCCCCTGGGCACCTTCAGGCTGTGGAACACCTGGGACCACAAGGCCAAGGCGGCCCTGGTGGAGTTTGTGGAGGACATCAACCCCGGGC GGGCCCCAGCAGGCCGCAGGGCCCAGGGGCCCCGGGGACAGTGTCCCATCTGCAGCCTCGGCCTCCTCGGAGACCCGGGCCCAGGGCGCAGGGCCCGCTGCCAGGAAGGCTGGTCCCCTGCGAGGAGGGGCCGCCGGGacgcagaaacagaggcagaggcagaggcagcagggggTCCCAGGGGGGCAGGCAGGCCGAGCGGGGAGGGCGGCCCACTGACGCCAGCCAGGCGGGAGTCGGAAGCCTCGGACGCCTctgcccagggcagcctgggggtcGTGCTGCAGGGGCCGGAGCAGGGCGACCCGAGCGAGAGCGCCACCGAGGCTCCGAGCGCGCTGTCCACCGCGCTGCACGAGGCCGCCCAGGAGCTGAGCAGGCAGGAGTGGGCCCTGCCGAGCGGCTCGCGCGCAGGAGAGGGGCCCCGCGAGTTCCTGGCCCTGGTGACGGCGACCCACGGAGCCGAGCAGGAGCCCCCGGGGCGGGAGGCCGTGGGCCCGGACGGCGGCCCAGAAGCCCCGAGACGCCGCGTCCCGGACCTGGTGGCCCTGCTTGCCGTGAGAGCCGCGGGGGACGAGGAGCCCGCCGACGGCGACGCTGCGGACGGCCCGCCGCGGCCACACGGGGAGCCCGGCGACGAGGGGCTGGAGCACCCCGAGTTCGTGGCCATCGTGGCCTCCACGGACCCGTCGGACCCATCGGCCCGGGAGGAGCTGCAGAAGATCGCGGCGGTGATGGAGGTCCTGGGCTGGAGCAGCGAGACAGAGCGGCCGGATGCGC CCCAGGTCCTCCGCGTCCTGGCCCGGGACGCCGGGGGAGCCCGCGTGCAGGTGGAGGACGCAGGCCGCCGGGTGGACGCCGTGGCGCTGC AGGCCACGCGCGACGGGAGCCTGCGGCTGTGCCTCTGCTCCCTGGCCGCGCCCGGGCCGCGCTCCCGCTCCCGGGGCGAGAGGGCGCCGCGTGGCCTCCCGGCGGGCTGGGCGGACGGCGACGGGGACGTCCTGGAGCTCGTGGCGCTGCTGGCCGCGCGGGAGGCCCGGGAAGGCGGCCGCGAAGGCGGGAGGGGCGAGGGCGCCCGAGCCGGCCGGGCGAGGTCCTGGCGCTGCTGgctgcccggggaggggggggccgtGCGGGCGGCGCAgcgcggggagccggggcgcgggccgcgggcgTGCAGGGAGCCGCGGGCGGAGCGGGCCCTCGCGGCCTCCAGGTCCCAGCGCGAGGCGGGCGCGGGCCCCTTCCCGTCGGGCTCGGGCGCACGCGGagcgggaggcggggggaggccgCGGCGGAAGGGCCGTCACTCCGGACACGCGCGCCCACGACCAGGCGGCCGCGCCCCGGCAAAAGAAGGGGCGCGCGGGCGCCGGGCCCACGGCTCGGAGTCCGCCCGGGGCAGGAAGGCTGGGCGCGGCGGGGGCAGCCCCCCAGGTGCCGCTAGGGGAGCCCGGGGCCGCGCGGACGCACCCCGggcgctgcccccacccccccgcccgtCCCCTGCGCCGGGGCGGCCTCCACGCTTCACCGGCCTCCCAGCGCCTGTCAGTCCCCGCCTCGCAGGTGGCGGAGCGACCCGGGGGAAGGACAGAGATGCGGGTGCCtcccgcccgccgcggccgcaGGTGACGGGACGGGGTCTCGGGGCCCACCCCGGGGGCTGA